A single genomic interval of Streptomyces showdoensis harbors:
- a CDS encoding N-acetylmuramoyl-L-alanine amidase yields MGSKKREKSGKRSSGSGPGRRAFLIGGGVAVAGTAVLARDELARLWWRLPGTERKRTEGELDHKGAEWTAASDYNWRRADRPDDYAVDRVVIHVVQGSYASALKVFKDPAHEAATHYVVRKDGHVAQMVRELDVAYHAGNRDMNQRSIGIEHEGFVDRPQDFTAAMYAGSARLTADICRRYGIPVDREHIIGHVEVPGTDHTDPGPHWDWERYMGLVRKERARLDRAAPVG; encoded by the coding sequence ATGGGGAGCAAGAAGCGTGAGAAGAGCGGGAAGCGGTCGTCCGGGAGCGGGCCCGGGCGGCGGGCGTTCCTGATCGGGGGCGGGGTCGCCGTCGCCGGCACCGCCGTGCTCGCCCGGGACGAGCTGGCCCGGCTGTGGTGGCGGCTGCCCGGGACCGAGCGGAAGCGGACCGAGGGCGAGCTCGACCACAAGGGCGCCGAGTGGACGGCGGCGTCCGACTACAACTGGCGGCGGGCCGACCGGCCGGACGACTACGCCGTCGACCGGGTCGTGATCCATGTCGTGCAGGGCAGCTACGCCTCGGCCCTGAAGGTCTTCAAGGACCCCGCGCACGAGGCCGCCACCCACTACGTCGTGCGCAAGGACGGGCACGTCGCGCAGATGGTCCGCGAGCTCGACGTCGCCTACCACGCGGGCAACCGGGACATGAACCAGCGCAGCATCGGCATCGAGCACGAGGGCTTCGTCGACCGGCCCCAGGACTTCACGGCGGCGATGTACGCGGGCTCGGCGCGACTGACCGCCGACATATGCCGGCGGTACGGGATACCCGTGGACCGGGAGCACATCATCGGGCACGTGGAGGTGCCGGGCACCGACCACACCGATCCCGGGCCGCACTGGGACTGGGAGCGCTACATGGGGCTCGTGCGCAAGGAGCGGGCCCGGCTGGACCGGGCCGCCCCGGTCGGCTGA
- the mnmA gene encoding tRNA 2-thiouridine(34) synthase MnmA, giving the protein MTQTSQQRPLRVLAAMSGGVDSAVAAARAVEAGHDVTGVHLALSANPQSFRTGARGCCTIEDSRDARRAADVIGIPFYVWDLAERFREDVVDDFVAEYEAGRTPNPCLRCNEKIKFAALLDKALALGFDAVCTGHYATVVLNEDGTRELHRASDMAKDQSYVLGVLDEKQLAHAMFPLGDTLTTKEEIRAEAERRDLAVAKKPDSHDICFIADGDTQGFLATRLGRAEGDIVDESGTKLGTHEGAYGFTIGQRKGLRIGHPAADGKPRYVLDISPVNNTVTVGPAEALDVTGLTAIKPRWCGTAPEGPGRYTAQLRAHGGETPVDAAMRDGELVVTFDEPVRGVAPGQAIVLYDGTRVVGSATIATTVRRTAPQPA; this is encoded by the coding sequence ATGACTCAGACCTCGCAGCAGCGCCCCCTCCGTGTCCTCGCCGCCATGTCCGGCGGGGTCGACTCCGCCGTCGCCGCGGCCCGTGCCGTGGAGGCCGGCCACGACGTCACCGGCGTGCACCTCGCCCTGTCCGCGAACCCGCAGTCCTTCCGCACCGGAGCGCGGGGCTGTTGCACCATCGAGGACTCGCGCGACGCCCGGCGGGCGGCGGACGTCATCGGCATCCCGTTCTACGTGTGGGACCTGGCCGAGCGGTTCCGCGAGGACGTCGTGGACGACTTCGTCGCGGAGTACGAGGCGGGCCGCACTCCCAACCCGTGCCTGCGCTGCAACGAGAAGATCAAGTTCGCGGCGCTGCTGGACAAGGCCCTCGCCCTGGGCTTCGACGCCGTGTGCACCGGCCACTACGCCACCGTCGTGCTGAACGAGGACGGCACCCGCGAGCTGCACCGCGCCTCCGACATGGCCAAGGACCAGTCGTACGTGCTGGGCGTCCTCGACGAGAAGCAGCTGGCGCACGCCATGTTCCCGCTCGGCGACACCCTGACCACCAAGGAGGAGATCCGCGCGGAGGCGGAGCGGCGCGACCTCGCGGTCGCCAAGAAGCCCGACAGCCACGACATCTGCTTCATCGCGGACGGCGACACCCAGGGCTTCCTCGCGACCCGCCTGGGCAGGGCCGAGGGCGACATCGTCGACGAGTCCGGCACCAAGCTCGGCACCCACGAGGGGGCCTACGGCTTCACCATCGGCCAGCGCAAGGGTCTCCGCATCGGCCACCCCGCCGCCGACGGCAAGCCGCGCTACGTGCTCGACATCTCCCCGGTGAACAACACGGTCACCGTCGGCCCCGCCGAGGCGCTCGACGTCACCGGCCTCACCGCGATCAAGCCCCGCTGGTGCGGCACGGCCCCCGAGGGCCCCGGCCGCTACACCGCCCAGCTGCGCGCGCACGGCGGCGAGACGCCGGTGGACGCGGCGATGCGGGACGGCGAGCTGGTCGTCACCTTCGACGAGCCGGTCAGGGGCGTGGCGCCGGGCCAGGCGATCGTCCTCTACGACGGCACCCGCGTGGTCGGCTCGGCGACGATCGCGACGACGGTCCGCCGGACGGCGCCCCAGCCGGCCTGA
- a CDS encoding cysteine desulfurase family protein, whose product MAYLDHAATTPMLPEAIEAMTAQLAVTGNASSLHAAGRRARRTVEEARETLASALGARPSEVVFTSGGTEADNLAVKGLYWARRAADPRRTRVLASPVEHHAVLDAVDWLATHEGAAVEYLPVDAYGRVHPEALREAIARDPGSVALATVMWANNEIGTIMPVRELADVAAEFDVPLHADAVQAFGQVPVGFAASGLAAMTVSGHKIGGPYGIGALLLGREYTPVPVLHGGGQERHVRSGTLDVPAIAAFAVAGRLAAEGREEFAGTVGSLRDELVEAVRAAVPDALLGGDPVDRLPANAHFTFPGCEGDSLLLLLDAAGIECSTGSACTAGIAQPSHVLLATGADPDLARGTLRFTLGHTSTKEDVAAVAEAIGPAVERARTAGLS is encoded by the coding sequence ATGGCTTACCTCGACCACGCCGCGACCACGCCCATGCTCCCCGAGGCGATCGAGGCGATGACCGCCCAGCTCGCCGTCACGGGCAACGCCTCCTCGCTGCACGCCGCCGGCCGGCGCGCCCGGCGGACCGTCGAGGAGGCCCGTGAGACGCTCGCGAGCGCGCTCGGGGCCCGCCCCAGCGAGGTCGTCTTCACCTCCGGCGGCACCGAGGCCGACAACCTCGCCGTCAAGGGCCTCTACTGGGCCCGCCGCGCCGCCGACCCGCGCCGCACCCGCGTCCTGGCCAGCCCCGTCGAGCACCACGCGGTGCTGGACGCCGTCGACTGGCTGGCCACCCATGAGGGCGCCGCGGTCGAGTACCTCCCGGTGGACGCGTACGGCCGGGTGCACCCCGAGGCCCTGCGCGAGGCGATCGCCCGCGACCCCGGCTCCGTGGCCCTCGCCACCGTGATGTGGGCGAACAACGAGATCGGCACGATCATGCCGGTCCGCGAACTGGCGGACGTGGCGGCGGAGTTCGACGTCCCGCTGCACGCCGACGCGGTCCAGGCCTTCGGACAGGTCCCGGTCGGCTTCGCGGCCTCGGGCCTCGCGGCGATGACCGTCTCGGGCCACAAGATCGGCGGCCCGTACGGCATCGGCGCCCTGCTCCTGGGCCGCGAGTACACCCCGGTCCCGGTCCTGCACGGCGGCGGCCAGGAGCGCCACGTCCGCTCGGGCACGCTCGACGTGCCCGCGATCGCCGCGTTCGCGGTGGCGGGACGCCTCGCCGCCGAGGGTCGGGAGGAGTTCGCGGGCACCGTGGGCAGCCTCCGCGACGAGCTGGTCGAGGCCGTCCGCGCCGCGGTCCCGGACGCGCTGCTCGGCGGCGACCCGGTCGACCGCCTCCCGGCCAACGCGCACTTCACCTTCCCCGGCTGCGAGGGCGACTCGCTGCTCCTCCTCCTCGACGCCGCCGGCATCGAGTGCTCGACGGGCTCCGCCTGCACCGCGGGGATCGCGCAGCCGAGCCACGTGCTGCTCGCGACGGGCGCGGACCCGGACCTGGCCCGCGGCACCCTCCGCTTCACGCTGGGCCACACCTCCACGAAGGAGGACGTGGCGGCGGTGGCGGAGGCGATCGGCCCCGCCGTGGAACGCGCGCGGACGGCCGGCCTCAGCTGA
- a CDS encoding TIGR00730 family Rossman fold protein, translated as MNICVFLSAADLDERYTSAARDFATRLGKAGHTLVWGGSDTGLMKVVADGAEEAGGRLVGVSVDFLSAKARPVADEMVVAKDLAERKALLLAKSDAVVIMVGGTGTLDEATEILELKKHGKHAKPVVLLNTAGFYDGLKAQFRRMEEEGFLPLPLSDLVFFAEDGAAALAYLEEAVG; from the coding sequence ATGAACATCTGCGTCTTCCTCTCCGCCGCCGACCTCGACGAGCGCTACACGTCCGCCGCCCGCGACTTCGCCACCCGCCTCGGCAAGGCCGGCCACACCCTGGTCTGGGGCGGCTCGGACACGGGCCTGATGAAGGTCGTCGCGGACGGCGCCGAGGAGGCGGGCGGACGGCTGGTCGGCGTCTCCGTCGACTTCCTCTCGGCCAAGGCCCGCCCGGTCGCGGACGAGATGGTCGTCGCGAAGGACCTCGCCGAGCGCAAGGCGCTGCTGCTCGCCAAGTCCGACGCGGTCGTCATCATGGTCGGCGGCACCGGCACCCTCGACGAGGCCACCGAGATCCTGGAACTGAAGAAGCACGGCAAGCACGCCAAGCCGGTCGTCCTGCTCAACACCGCGGGCTTCTACGACGGCCTGAAGGCCCAGTTCCGCCGCATGGAGGAGGAGGGCTTCCTCCCGCTCCCGCTGTCCGACCTGGTCTTCTTCGCGGAGGACGGGGCGGCGGCGCTGGCGTATCTGGAGGAGGCCGTCGGCTGA
- a CDS encoding alpha/beta hydrolase — protein MTGTLTWRMLRDLKSSEFTEAGDTWHAVSNRSDADRVRVDRAMSAKLRETQESESAEAALGRLQRLSRNFQYLHTECGLVRTALNGLAADLAEPQNRLKQALADAAALNFTVHDDGSVSYPAAEVQDLTGAKKQAPGSSVQGSSRLPLEPPGLGTGGRSPLYPGYQGFQPLNPNAAKAQDVADRIARAVRSAQEIDARYAKTLGGLKAEKGLDVTEATLKDVRRDTADVRSTAGARLGAAVPEDKSPAERKQWWDGLTDEQRQEYLEVAPDLIGDLDGIPATVRDEANRTYLPVLMDELSRRGGDDAGTKLDALKVIQEKLGRPSDPPMFLLGIGDEGNGRAIVSYGNPDTSKNVSAYVPGLGTKLDADFAEDTMKRAQDTARGARRFDPSSASIVWLGYDAPQNVDVMSKGDAQRGAPAYNQFMAGLSATNENADPHVTAIGHSYGSLTVGTAAKQSGGIPGVDDVILLGSPGVDAQKATELGVGKDHVFVGAADNDPVTHLPTKGETALGWLTGGPLGPVVGRDLFDIGNDDVYFGKDPASEAFGARRFKVDDGPRMIMDGGGFDAHSQYFTPELDAESANNISRIVAGRSGQITTEEHR, from the coding sequence ATGACCGGGACCCTCACCTGGCGCATGCTGCGCGACCTGAAGAGCTCCGAGTTCACGGAGGCGGGCGACACCTGGCACGCCGTCTCGAACCGCTCCGACGCCGACCGCGTACGGGTCGACCGCGCGATGTCCGCGAAGCTCCGCGAGACCCAGGAGAGCGAGTCGGCGGAGGCGGCGCTCGGCCGGCTCCAGCGCCTCAGCCGCAACTTCCAGTACCTGCACACCGAGTGCGGGCTCGTCCGCACGGCGCTCAACGGACTCGCGGCCGACCTCGCCGAGCCGCAGAACCGGTTGAAGCAGGCCCTCGCCGACGCCGCCGCCCTGAACTTCACCGTCCACGACGACGGTTCCGTGAGCTATCCCGCGGCCGAGGTGCAGGACCTGACCGGGGCGAAGAAGCAGGCCCCGGGCAGCAGCGTCCAGGGCAGCTCCCGCCTCCCGCTGGAGCCGCCCGGCCTCGGCACCGGCGGACGGTCCCCGCTCTACCCGGGTTACCAGGGCTTCCAGCCGCTCAACCCGAACGCGGCGAAGGCACAGGACGTGGCCGACCGCATCGCCCGGGCGGTGCGGTCCGCGCAGGAGATCGACGCCCGGTACGCCAAGACCCTCGGCGGCCTCAAGGCGGAGAAGGGCCTCGACGTCACCGAGGCCACGCTGAAGGACGTCCGCCGCGACACCGCCGACGTCCGCTCCACCGCCGGCGCACGCCTCGGCGCGGCCGTCCCCGAGGACAAGAGCCCCGCCGAACGCAAGCAGTGGTGGGACGGCCTCACCGACGAACAGCGCCAGGAGTACCTGGAGGTCGCGCCGGACCTGATCGGCGACCTCGACGGCATCCCCGCCACCGTCCGCGACGAGGCCAACCGCACGTACCTGCCGGTCCTCATGGACGAGCTGTCCCGCCGGGGCGGGGACGACGCGGGGACCAAGCTGGACGCGCTCAAGGTGATCCAGGAGAAGCTGGGCAGGCCGAGCGACCCGCCGATGTTCCTGCTGGGCATCGGCGACGAGGGCAACGGGCGCGCGATCGTCTCGTACGGCAACCCGGACACGTCGAAGAACGTCTCGGCGTACGTCCCGGGTCTCGGCACCAAGCTGGACGCCGATTTCGCCGAGGACACGATGAAGCGGGCGCAGGACACGGCGAGGGGTGCCCGGCGCTTCGACCCCTCCAGCGCCTCGATCGTCTGGCTCGGCTACGACGCTCCGCAGAACGTGGACGTCATGTCCAAGGGCGACGCACAGCGCGGGGCCCCCGCGTACAACCAGTTCATGGCCGGCCTGTCGGCGACGAACGAGAACGCGGACCCGCACGTGACGGCGATCGGGCACTCCTACGGCTCGCTCACGGTCGGCACCGCGGCCAAGCAGTCCGGCGGGATCCCGGGCGTGGACGACGTCATCCTGCTCGGCAGCCCCGGCGTGGACGCGCAGAAGGCGACCGAGCTCGGTGTGGGCAAGGACCACGTCTTCGTCGGCGCGGCGGACAACGACCCGGTCACCCACCTGCCGACCAAGGGCGAGACGGCGTTGGGCTGGCTGACCGGGGGTCCGCTCGGCCCCGTCGTCGGGCGGGACCTCTTCGACATCGGCAACGACGACGTGTACTTCGGCAAGGACCCGGCGAGCGAGGCCTTCGGGGCACGCCGCTTCAAGGTCGACGACGGGCCGAGGATGATCATGGACGGCGGGGGATTCGACGCCCACTCCCAGTACTTCACTCCGGAACTGGACGCGGAGTCCGCGAACAACATCTCCAGGATCGTCGCAGGCCGGTCCGGGCAGATCACGACGGAGGAACACCGATGA